The Caballeronia sp. Lep1P3 genome window below encodes:
- a CDS encoding carbohydrate kinase, with product MATDHTSFPQFVSAGDILTDMIRTGESNWLSRPGGAGWNVARAVARLGLPTACAGSLGTDNFSDDLWEASASAGLDMRFMQRVQRPPLLAIVHKTQPPTYYFMGENGADLAFDPSKLPQGWMERVKWAHFGCISLVRQPLGATLAALAAQLREHGVKISFDPNYRNLMEHGYEPILRKMAGLADLIKVSDEDLHMLFRGVSEQDALAQIRAMNPQATVLVTRGSSEASLHAGDETYSARPPAVDVADTVGAGDASIGGLLYSLMARHGGWPEHLKFALAAGAAACRHSGAHSPSLEEVEELLR from the coding sequence ATGGCAACGGACCACACTTCTTTCCCGCAATTCGTCTCCGCCGGCGACATCCTCACGGATATGATCCGCACCGGCGAGTCGAACTGGCTCTCGCGCCCGGGCGGCGCGGGCTGGAACGTCGCGCGCGCGGTCGCGCGGCTCGGCCTGCCGACCGCCTGCGCGGGATCGCTCGGAACCGACAACTTCTCCGACGATCTCTGGGAAGCGAGCGCTTCGGCGGGGCTCGACATGCGCTTCATGCAGCGCGTGCAACGCCCGCCGCTGCTTGCCATCGTCCACAAGACGCAGCCGCCGACCTACTACTTCATGGGCGAGAACGGCGCGGACCTGGCCTTCGATCCGTCGAAGCTGCCGCAAGGCTGGATGGAGCGCGTGAAGTGGGCGCACTTCGGCTGCATCAGCCTCGTGCGCCAGCCGCTCGGCGCAACGCTCGCCGCGCTCGCCGCGCAGTTGCGCGAACACGGCGTCAAGATCAGCTTCGATCCGAACTATCGCAATCTGATGGAACACGGCTACGAGCCGATCCTGCGCAAGATGGCGGGCCTCGCGGATCTCATCAAGGTGTCCGACGAAGACCTGCACATGCTGTTTCGCGGCGTTTCTGAACAAGACGCGCTCGCGCAGATTCGCGCGATGAACCCGCAGGCCACCGTGCTCGTCACGCGCGGCTCGTCGGAAGCGTCGCTTCATGCCGGCGACGAAACATACAGCGCGCGTCCGCCGGCCGTGGACGTGGCCGATACGGTTGGCGCGGGCGATGCGTCCATCGGCGGGCTGCTCTACAGCCTGATGGCGCGACACGGTGGCTGGCCGGAGCACCTGAAGTTCGCGCTCGCGGCGGGCGCTGCGGCGTGCCGTCATTCGGGCGCGCATTCGCCTTCGCTCGAAGAGGTCGAGGAATTGCTTCGCTGA
- a CDS encoding indolepyruvate ferredoxin oxidoreductase family protein — MNARVPADALALSEYQLSDNLSATRGRIFLTGTQALVRLVLMQRQIDRAANLNTAGFISGYRGSPLGMVDQQLWKAKKLLAAHDVRFLPAINEELGGTAVLGTQRVESDPERTVDGVFAMWYGKGPGVDRAGDALKHGNAYGSSPHGGVLVVAGDDHGCVSSSMPHQSDQAMIAWHMPVVNPSNVADMLEFGIYGWALSRFSGAWVGFKAISETVESGSTVDLDALALDWQAPGDFAPPQGGLHNRWPDLPSLTIEARLHAKLDAARHFARTNSIDKWIAPSARADVGIVTCGKAHLDLMEALRRLELTVADLDAAGVRIYKVGLSYPLETTRLDTFVEGLSEVLVIEEKGPVVEQQIKEHLYNRASGARPVVIGKTTQDGAPLLSALGELRPSRVLPVFAQWLARHKPALDRREKVVDLVAPRILSNIADSVKRTPYFCSGCPHNTSTKVPEGSVAQAGIGCHFMASWMERDTTGLIQMGGEGVDWASHAMFTKTPHVFQNLGDGTYFHSGILAIRQAVAAKANITYKILYNDAVAMTGGQPVDGSISVPQIARQVEAEGIALLVVVSDEPEKYDGHEDQFPRGTTFHHRSELDAVQRRLRETPGVTVLIYDQTCAAEKRRRRKKGEFPDPNKRLFINETVCEGCGDCGVQSNCLSVEPVETELGRKRRIDQSSCNKDYSCVNGFCPSFVTLEGAKLKKAEGHAFDPAELARRVDALPLPHAHLDHAPYDILVTGVGGTGVVTVGALISMAAHLEGKSASVLDFMGFAQKGGSVLSFVRFAATDALLNQVRIDTQQADLLLACDMVVGASPEALQTVRHDRTKIVVNTHAIPNASFVQNPDANLHADSLIDKMRDAAGTDAADAMRTCDAQALATRFLGDTIGANILMLGFAWQLGLVPVSHGALMRALELNNVAVSANKLAFAIGRLAAADMNALEALAASKQKKRIAMADMPLADLIRDREARLFAYGGAKYVERYRALVDKASANEDVQRAVAITFYKLLAVKDEYEVARLHADPAFRAALAAQFEGAAGDDYTVKFNLAPPALSHGTPKKRTFGQWMWPVFGGLSKLRALRGTALDPFGKTLERRMERQLATDYEITIHRALAKLDAVHAKDVAALAALFERVRGYGHVKLANLAMVKRSERDIAARFGIEAATGDAVRASIESMKGAGALKGIPVVAAK, encoded by the coding sequence ATGAACGCACGCGTCCCCGCCGATGCCCTCGCGCTTTCCGAATACCAACTGAGCGACAACCTGAGCGCCACGCGCGGGCGCATCTTTCTGACCGGCACACAGGCGCTCGTGCGCCTCGTTTTGATGCAGCGGCAAATCGACCGCGCCGCCAATCTGAACACCGCGGGTTTCATCAGCGGCTATCGCGGCTCGCCGCTCGGCATGGTCGATCAGCAATTGTGGAAGGCGAAGAAACTCCTCGCGGCGCATGACGTGCGATTCTTGCCCGCGATCAACGAAGAACTCGGCGGCACGGCGGTGCTCGGCACGCAGCGCGTGGAAAGCGATCCCGAGCGCACCGTCGATGGCGTCTTCGCGATGTGGTACGGCAAAGGCCCGGGCGTGGACCGCGCGGGCGACGCGCTCAAGCACGGCAACGCGTATGGTTCGTCGCCGCACGGCGGCGTGCTGGTCGTGGCGGGCGATGACCACGGCTGTGTGTCGTCGTCGATGCCGCATCAGAGCGACCAGGCGATGATCGCGTGGCATATGCCGGTGGTGAATCCGTCGAACGTCGCGGATATGCTCGAATTCGGCATCTACGGCTGGGCGCTGTCGCGATTCTCGGGCGCGTGGGTCGGCTTCAAGGCGATTTCGGAGACGGTCGAATCCGGCTCGACCGTCGATCTGGACGCGCTCGCGCTCGACTGGCAAGCGCCCGGCGACTTCGCGCCGCCGCAAGGCGGCCTGCACAACCGCTGGCCCGATCTGCCGAGCCTCACGATCGAAGCGCGGCTTCACGCGAAGCTCGACGCCGCGCGCCATTTCGCGCGCACGAACAGCATCGACAAGTGGATCGCGCCGAGCGCGCGCGCGGACGTGGGCATCGTGACATGCGGCAAGGCGCATCTCGATCTGATGGAAGCGCTGCGCCGACTCGAACTCACCGTCGCCGATCTCGATGCAGCCGGCGTGCGCATCTACAAGGTCGGGCTGTCGTATCCGCTCGAAACCACGCGGCTCGACACGTTCGTCGAAGGATTGAGCGAAGTGCTCGTGATCGAGGAGAAAGGCCCGGTCGTCGAACAGCAGATCAAGGAGCATCTCTATAACCGGGCGAGCGGCGCGCGGCCCGTGGTCATCGGCAAGACGACGCAGGATGGCGCGCCCTTGCTGAGCGCGCTCGGCGAACTCAGGCCCTCGCGCGTGCTGCCGGTTTTCGCGCAATGGCTCGCGCGCCACAAGCCGGCGCTCGACCGTCGCGAGAAAGTGGTCGATCTCGTCGCGCCGCGGATTCTTTCGAATATCGCCGATTCCGTTAAGCGCACGCCGTACTTCTGCTCGGGTTGCCCGCACAACACGTCGACGAAAGTGCCGGAAGGCTCGGTCGCGCAGGCGGGCATCGGCTGTCACTTCATGGCGTCGTGGATGGAGCGCGACACGACCGGCCTCATCCAGATGGGCGGCGAAGGCGTGGACTGGGCGTCGCACGCCATGTTCACGAAGACGCCGCACGTCTTTCAGAATCTCGGCGACGGCACGTACTTCCACTCCGGCATTCTCGCGATTCGTCAGGCCGTGGCCGCCAAAGCGAACATCACGTACAAGATTCTCTACAACGACGCCGTCGCGATGACGGGCGGCCAGCCGGTCGACGGCAGCATCTCCGTGCCGCAGATCGCGCGGCAGGTCGAAGCGGAAGGCATCGCGCTGCTGGTCGTCGTCAGCGACGAACCCGAGAAGTACGACGGCCACGAAGACCAGTTCCCGCGCGGCACGACGTTTCATCACCGCAGCGAACTCGATGCCGTGCAGCGCCGCCTGCGCGAGACGCCGGGCGTGACCGTGCTGATCTACGATCAAACCTGCGCCGCCGAAAAACGCCGCCGCCGCAAGAAGGGCGAGTTTCCCGACCCGAACAAGCGGCTCTTCATCAACGAGACCGTCTGCGAAGGCTGCGGCGATTGCGGCGTCCAGTCGAATTGCCTTTCCGTCGAGCCGGTCGAAACGGAGCTGGGAAGAAAGCGCCGCATCGATCAATCGTCGTGCAACAAGGACTATTCGTGCGTGAACGGCTTCTGTCCGAGCTTCGTCACGCTCGAAGGCGCGAAGCTGAAGAAGGCCGAAGGCCACGCGTTCGATCCCGCCGAACTCGCGCGCCGCGTCGATGCGCTGCCGCTGCCGCACGCGCATCTCGATCACGCGCCGTACGACATTCTGGTGACGGGCGTCGGCGGCACCGGCGTCGTGACGGTCGGCGCGCTCATCAGCATGGCCGCGCATCTGGAAGGCAAGAGCGCGTCGGTGCTCGACTTCATGGGCTTCGCGCAGAAAGGCGGCTCGGTGTTGTCGTTCGTGCGCTTCGCCGCGACCGACGCGCTGCTCAATCAGGTGCGCATCGACACGCAGCAGGCCGACTTGCTGCTAGCGTGCGACATGGTCGTCGGCGCGAGCCCGGAAGCGTTGCAGACGGTGCGGCACGACCGCACGAAGATCGTCGTCAACACGCACGCCATTCCGAACGCGAGCTTCGTGCAGAATCCCGACGCGAACCTTCACGCCGATTCGCTCATCGACAAGATGCGCGACGCCGCCGGCACCGATGCCGCCGACGCAATGCGAACCTGCGACGCGCAAGCGCTCGCGACGCGCTTTCTCGGCGACACCATCGGCGCAAACATTTTGATGCTCGGCTTCGCGTGGCAACTCGGGCTCGTGCCGGTGTCGCACGGCGCGTTGATGCGCGCGCTCGAACTGAACAACGTCGCGGTGTCGGCGAACAAGCTCGCGTTCGCGATCGGACGGCTCGCGGCGGCGGATATGAACGCGCTCGAAGCGCTCGCGGCGTCGAAGCAGAAAAAGCGCATCGCGATGGCCGACATGCCGCTCGCCGATCTCATCCGCGACCGCGAAGCGCGGCTCTTCGCTTACGGCGGCGCGAAATATGTCGAGCGTTATCGTGCGCTCGTCGACAAGGCATCCGCGAACGAAGACGTGCAGCGCGCCGTCGCGATCACGTTCTACAAGCTGCTCGCGGTGAAGGACGAATACGAAGTCGCGCGCCTGCACGCGGACCCGGCGTTTCGCGCGGCGCTCGCCGCGCAATTCGAAGGCGCGGCCGGCGACGATTACACGGTCAAGTTCAATCTCGCGCCGCCGGCCTTGTCGCACGGCACGCCGAAGAAGCGAACCTTCGGCCAGTGGATGTGGCCGGTGTTCGGCGGCTTGTCGAAGTTGCGCGCGCTGCGCGGCACCGCACTCGATCCGTTCGGCAAGACGCTCGAACGCCGCATGGAGCGTCAACTCGCGACCGACTACGAAATCACGATACACCGCGCGCTCGCGAAACTCGATGCGGTGCACGCGAAAGACGTCGCGGCGCTCGCCGCGCTCTTCGAGCGCGTGCGCGGCTACGGTCACGTCAAGCTCGCGAATCTCGCGATGGTCAAGCGCAGCGAGCGCGATATCGCCGCGCGGTTCGGCATCGAAGCCGCGACGGGCGATGCCGTGCGCGCGTCCATCGAATCGATGAAGGGCGCGGGCGCGCTCAAGGGCATTCCGGTGGTCGCGGCGAAGTAG
- a CDS encoding EAL domain-containing protein: protein MMIANPEKTTLAARSFELGVMSGLDRYSVEHGEWTLSSVFQPVFSLSHMRAVGYEGLLRAHDALDRPVPPVDVFGQASRVGEALQIDRLAQALHLENFRMLGAGTEWLFLNVHPGALTEPYHAAALLANLKRLRIEPRRVVLEVLEQSAEDIERLAQAVQQFRDHGFLIALDDFGAGHSNIERIWQLDPDIVKLDRVMLSHAGHNVHAARSERTVKQRRNMEAVLSGIVSLLHEAGKLVLIEGVETEHEAQLALASGADFVQGFFFARPHPGLADGALAQSVISELTERYRLQTEARERRVATRLQPYVRAFERAAERLAAGEPLDEVCWNFLALDHAARCFLLDQNGRQSGRNVVLRADRAAHEARFLPLVDAQGANWLRRPYFRAALGDPERVHVTKPYLSINEAMPCVTLSVETRSGGKRCVLCGDIDWIADDGI from the coding sequence ATGATGATCGCCAATCCGGAGAAGACGACGCTCGCCGCGCGCAGCTTCGAGCTTGGCGTGATGTCGGGACTCGACCGCTATTCCGTCGAGCATGGCGAGTGGACGCTATCCAGCGTGTTCCAGCCGGTGTTCAGCCTGTCGCACATGCGCGCGGTCGGCTACGAAGGCTTGCTGCGCGCGCACGATGCGCTCGACCGCCCGGTGCCGCCCGTCGATGTGTTCGGGCAGGCGTCGCGCGTCGGCGAAGCGTTGCAGATCGACCGGCTCGCGCAGGCGCTGCATCTCGAGAACTTCCGCATGCTCGGCGCCGGGACCGAATGGCTCTTTCTGAACGTGCATCCCGGCGCGCTCACCGAGCCGTATCACGCCGCCGCGCTGCTTGCGAATCTCAAGCGTCTGCGCATCGAGCCGCGCCGTGTGGTGCTGGAAGTGCTGGAGCAGAGCGCGGAGGATATCGAGCGGCTCGCGCAGGCCGTGCAGCAGTTCCGCGATCACGGTTTCCTGATCGCGCTCGACGACTTCGGCGCGGGGCACAGCAACATCGAGCGCATCTGGCAACTCGATCCGGATATCGTCAAGCTCGACCGCGTGATGCTTTCGCACGCCGGCCACAACGTTCATGCGGCGCGCTCGGAACGCACGGTCAAGCAGCGGCGCAACATGGAGGCGGTGCTCTCGGGCATCGTTTCGCTGCTGCACGAGGCCGGCAAGCTCGTGCTGATCGAAGGCGTGGAGACCGAGCACGAAGCGCAGCTTGCGCTCGCGAGCGGCGCGGACTTCGTGCAGGGCTTTTTCTTTGCGCGGCCGCATCCCGGTCTCGCGGATGGCGCGCTCGCGCAAAGCGTCATCAGCGAGTTGACGGAGCGTTACCGGCTGCAGACGGAAGCGCGCGAGCGGCGTGTCGCGACGCGGCTTCAGCCCTATGTGCGCGCGTTCGAGCGCGCGGCCGAGCGGCTCGCGGCGGGCGAACCGCTCGACGAAGTCTGCTGGAATTTCCTCGCGCTCGACCACGCCGCGCGCTGTTTTCTGCTCGATCAGAACGGCCGGCAATCGGGCCGCAACGTGGTTCTGCGCGCGGACCGCGCCGCGCACGAGGCGCGCTTTCTGCCGCTCGTCGATGCGCAGGGCGCGAACTGGCTGCGCCGTCCGTACTTTCGCGCGGCGCTCGGCGACCCCGAGCGCGTGCACGTCACCAAGCCGTATCTGTCGATCAACGAGGCGATGCCGTGCGTCACGCTCTCCGTCGAGACGCGCTCGGGCGGCAAGCGCTGCGTGCTGTGCGGCGACATCGACTGGATCGCGGACGACGGCATCTGA
- a CDS encoding glutathione S-transferase family protein, with the protein MKLFYWPKTRAFRALWMLEEMRAPYELAFVNIRAGAQNDAAFSRVNPMSKLPALDDSGVRVAESGAVLLYLADRYPDARLGVPADDPARGRFLQWMFFTGSCLEPAMAERMTGAQGNTFSFGWGDLSRVEHAIESALEEGPWLLGEPFTAADILLASTLQIAFVARLIEPDGVLFDYVERAVAREGYERAAQIDHREAERLGLKPHPRASAD; encoded by the coding sequence ATGAAGCTCTTCTACTGGCCGAAGACGCGCGCCTTTCGCGCGCTGTGGATGCTCGAGGAAATGCGCGCGCCTTACGAACTCGCGTTCGTGAACATCCGTGCGGGCGCGCAGAACGACGCCGCGTTTAGCCGCGTGAATCCGATGTCGAAGCTGCCCGCGCTCGACGATAGCGGCGTGCGCGTCGCGGAATCCGGCGCGGTGCTTCTGTATCTCGCGGACCGGTATCCGGACGCGCGGCTCGGCGTGCCGGCCGACGACCCGGCGCGCGGCCGCTTTCTGCAATGGATGTTCTTCACCGGCTCATGCCTGGAACCGGCGATGGCCGAGCGCATGACGGGCGCGCAGGGCAACACGTTCAGCTTCGGCTGGGGCGATCTGTCGCGCGTCGAGCACGCGATCGAAAGCGCGCTCGAAGAAGGGCCGTGGCTGCTCGGCGAGCCGTTCACCGCCGCCGATATCCTGCTCGCGAGCACGCTGCAGATTGCGTTCGTCGCCCGGCTGATCGAGCCGGACGGCGTGCTTTTCGACTACGTGGAGCGGGCGGTGGCGCGCGAAGGATACGAGCGCGCGGCGCAGATCGATCATCGCGAGGCGGAGCGGCTCGGCCTCAAGCCGCATCCCCGCGCGTCCGCCGATTAG
- a CDS encoding Na+/H+ antiporter, giving the protein MEIVFTVLILLMIVALSGVGLSLLPVKLPLPLIQIGIGALLAWPGFGLHVTFDPELFMLLFIPPLLFADGWRIPKRELYMQRRAILMLALGLVFITVAALGYFLNWMIPAMPLPVAFALAAVLSPTDAVALTGIAGRHRIPANLMHILEGEALMNDASGLVALKFAIAAALTGVFSLHQAAISFVVIAAGGLAIGAAISWIVTEIPARILKFSEDDDPAAGVILTVLIPFAAYVIAEHAGCSGILAAVSAGMMMNIQSLRASIPSAVRVRMTSTWTMIEFVFNGMVFILLGLQLPHIIGRALIEAHHDGNAQVGFLIGYVFATVIALYALRFLWVYCLRWVASRSAAKYGLESAAPGFRTLALTTIGGVRGAVTLAGVLSLPVTLDNGAALAGRDLAIFIASAVILASLLIAVVGLPVMLRGAARERNPHAAEERMARRHAAQAAIRAIDDTHDFLIEGMDEAGSARCADSTARVMGTYRRRLESLGDEEAPRVAAKRSELVETRLKMAALRAERAELLRLRSDQAINDETLNKLMREIDLSETAIVNRKRGMAP; this is encoded by the coding sequence ATGGAAATCGTCTTCACCGTCCTCATCCTGCTGATGATCGTCGCGCTGTCGGGCGTCGGCCTCAGTCTCTTGCCGGTCAAGCTGCCGCTGCCGCTCATCCAGATCGGCATCGGCGCGCTGCTCGCGTGGCCCGGCTTCGGGCTGCACGTCACGTTCGATCCCGAGCTCTTCATGCTGCTTTTCATCCCGCCGCTCCTCTTCGCGGACGGCTGGCGCATTCCGAAGCGCGAGCTTTACATGCAGCGCCGCGCGATCCTGATGCTCGCGCTCGGGCTCGTGTTCATCACCGTGGCCGCGCTCGGCTACTTCCTGAACTGGATGATTCCGGCGATGCCGCTGCCCGTCGCCTTCGCGCTCGCGGCCGTGCTCTCGCCCACGGATGCGGTCGCGCTGACGGGCATCGCGGGGCGGCATCGCATTCCGGCGAATCTCATGCATATCCTGGAAGGCGAAGCGTTGATGAACGATGCATCCGGCCTCGTCGCGCTCAAGTTCGCGATCGCGGCGGCGCTGACTGGCGTGTTTTCGCTGCATCAGGCGGCCATCAGCTTCGTCGTGATCGCGGCGGGCGGGCTTGCCATCGGCGCGGCGATCAGTTGGATCGTCACCGAGATTCCGGCGCGCATCCTCAAGTTCTCCGAAGACGACGATCCCGCCGCCGGCGTGATCCTCACCGTGCTGATTCCGTTCGCCGCCTATGTCATTGCCGAGCACGCGGGCTGCTCGGGCATTCTCGCGGCGGTGTCGGCGGGGATGATGATGAATATTCAGAGCCTGCGCGCGAGCATTCCGAGCGCGGTGCGCGTGCGCATGACGAGCACCTGGACGATGATCGAGTTCGTGTTCAACGGGATGGTGTTCATCCTGCTCGGCTTGCAGTTGCCGCACATCATCGGACGCGCGCTGATCGAGGCGCACCACGACGGCAATGCGCAAGTCGGCTTCCTGATCGGCTATGTCTTCGCGACGGTGATCGCGCTGTACGCGCTGCGCTTTCTGTGGGTGTACTGCCTGCGCTGGGTCGCGAGCCGCAGCGCCGCGAAGTACGGGCTGGAAAGCGCCGCGCCCGGCTTTCGCACGCTCGCGCTGACGACCATCGGCGGCGTGCGCGGCGCGGTGACGCTCGCGGGCGTGCTGTCGCTGCCGGTCACGCTCGACAACGGCGCGGCGCTCGCGGGCCGCGATCTGGCGATTTTCATCGCGTCGGCGGTGATTCTGGCGTCGCTGCTCATCGCTGTCGTCGGCTTGCCGGTGATGCTGCGCGGCGCGGCGCGCGAGCGCAATCCGCACGCGGCGGAAGAACGCATGGCGCGCCGCCACGCGGCGCAGGCGGCAATTCGCGCCATCGACGATACGCACGACTTTCTAATCGAAGGCATGGACGAAGCCGGCTCGGCGCGCTGCGCGGATTCGACGGCGCGCGTGATGGGAACGTATCGGCGGAGGCTGGAATCGCTGGGCGACGAGGAAGCGCCGCGCGTGGCGGCAAAGCGAAGCGAGCTGGTGGAAACGCGGCTTAAGATGGCCGCGCTCAGGGCGGAGCGCGCGGAACTGCTGCGGCTGCGATCCGATCAGGCGATCAACGACGAGACGCTGAACAAGCTGATGCGGGAAATCGATCTTTCGGAGACGGCGATCGTAAACCGCAAGCGCGGCATGGCGCCGTGA